In Myxocyprinus asiaticus isolate MX2 ecotype Aquarium Trade chromosome 16, UBuf_Myxa_2, whole genome shotgun sequence, a single window of DNA contains:
- the LOC127453758 gene encoding splicing factor U2AF 65 kDa subunit-like isoform X2 yields MSDFDEFERQLTENKQADRDKENKHHRRSGSRSHSRDRDRKRRSRDGDRERRGSRERHGDSKDRRHRRSRSPHREKKKIKVKKYWDVPPSGFEHITPMQYKAMQAAGQIPATALLPTMTPEGLAVTPTPVPVVGSQMTRQARRLYVGNIPFGITEESMMDFFNAQMRLGGLTQAPGNPVLAVQINQDKNFAFLEFRSVDETTQAMAFDGIIFQGQSLKIRRPHDYQPLPGMSENPSVYVPGVVSTVVPDSAHKLFIGGLPNYLNDDQVKELLTSFGPLKAFNLVKDSATGLSKGYAFCEYVDVNISDQAIAGLNGMQLGDKKLLVQRASVGSKNTTLTGINQTPVTLQVPGLMNTSVTQMGGIPTEVLCLMNMVAPEELLDDEEYEEIVEDVRDECSKYGQVKSIEIPRPVDGLEVPGTGKIFVEFMSVFDSQKAMQGLTGRKFANRVVVTKYCDPDAYHRRDFW; encoded by the exons ATGTCCGATTTTGACGAGTTTGAGAGACAGCTGACCGAAAACAAGCAAG CGGACCGGGACAAAGAGAACAAGCACCATCGGCGTAGTGGCTCGAGAAGTCACAGCAGAGACCGGGACAGAAAAAGAAGGAGCCGGGACGGAGACCGAGAAAGGAGAGGCAGTCGAGAGCGCCATGGAGATAGCAAAGACCGCAGACACAGACGCAG TCGCTCCCCACACCGTGAGAAGAAAAAGATTAAAGTGAAAAAGTATTGGGATGTTCCTCCTTCTGGTTTTGAACACATCACACCCATGCAGTACAAAGCAATGCAAG CTGCTGGTCAGATCCCGGCAACTGCTCTGCTGCCCACAATGACCCCTGAGGGTCTGGCCGTGACCCCAACACCTGTTCCCGTTGTGGGCAGCCAAATGACCCGACAGGCCCGACGGCTGTATGTAGGCAACATCCCATTTGGCATCACAGAG GAGTCTATGATGGACTTCTTCAATGCTCAGATGCGTTTGGGTGGCCTGACTCAGGCCCCAGGGAACCCTGTCCTTGCTGTGCAGATCAACCAGGACAAGAACTTTGCCTTTCTGGAA TTCCGCTCGGTGGATGAGACAACACAGGCCATGGCCTTTGATGGCATAATTTTTCAGGGCCAGAGTCTGAAGATTCGCAGACCACATGACTACCAACCTCTACCAGGAATGAGTGAAAATCCCAGTGTCTATGTCCCAG GTGTTGTCTCCACAGTGGTGCCAGATTCTGCCCATAAGCTCTTCATTGGCGGTCTGCCAAATTACCTCAACGATGACCAG GTGAAGGAATTGCTGACATCGTTTGGTCCCCTGAAGGCCTTTAACCTTGTGAAAGACAGCGCTACAGGTCTCTCTAAGGGCTATGCCTTCTGTGAATATGTTGACGTCAATATCAGTGACCAG GCCATCGCAGGGCTAAACGGCATGCAGCTTGGTGACAAGAAACTCCTGGTCCAGAGAGCCAGCGTCGGCTCAAAAAACACCACACTG ACGGGCATAAACCAGACTCCAGTCACCTTACAAGTACCAGGTCTTATGAACACCTCAGTGACTCAGATGGGAGGCATTCCTACAGAGGTATTGTGTCTGATGAACATGGTGGCACCAGAGGAGCTGCTGGATGATGAAGAGTATGAGGAAATCGTTGAAGACGTCAGAGACGAGTGCTCCAAATACGGCCAGGTCAAGAGCATCGAGATCCCACGGCCTGTTGACGGTTTAGAAGTTCCTGGCACTGGAAAG ATCTTTGTGGAGTTTATGTCAGTGTTTGACTCCCAGAAGGCCATGCAAGGATTAACAGGAAGGAAATTCGCCAACAGAGTGGTGGTGACTAAATACTGCGACCCTGATGCCTACCACCGCCGTGACTTCTGGTAG
- the LOC127453758 gene encoding splicing factor U2AF 65 kDa subunit-like isoform X1 — MSDFDEFERQLTENKQADRDKENKHHRRSGSRSHSRDRDRKRRSRDGDRERRGSRERHGDSKDRRHRRSRSPHREKKKIKVKKYWDVPPSGFEHITPMQYKAMQAAGQIPATALLPTMTPEGLAVTPTPVPVVGSQMTRQARRLYVGNIPFGITEESMMDFFNAQMRLGGLTQAPGNPVLAVQINQDKNFAFLEFRSVDETTQAMAFDGIIFQGQSLKIRRPHDYQPLPGMSENPSVYVPGVVSTVVPDSAHKLFIGGLPNYLNDDQVKELLTSFGPLKAFNLVKDSATGLSKGYAFCEYVDVNISDQAHCSLSQAIAGLNGMQLGDKKLLVQRASVGSKNTTLTGINQTPVTLQVPGLMNTSVTQMGGIPTEVLCLMNMVAPEELLDDEEYEEIVEDVRDECSKYGQVKSIEIPRPVDGLEVPGTGKIFVEFMSVFDSQKAMQGLTGRKFANRVVVTKYCDPDAYHRRDFW, encoded by the exons ATGTCCGATTTTGACGAGTTTGAGAGACAGCTGACCGAAAACAAGCAAG CGGACCGGGACAAAGAGAACAAGCACCATCGGCGTAGTGGCTCGAGAAGTCACAGCAGAGACCGGGACAGAAAAAGAAGGAGCCGGGACGGAGACCGAGAAAGGAGAGGCAGTCGAGAGCGCCATGGAGATAGCAAAGACCGCAGACACAGACGCAG TCGCTCCCCACACCGTGAGAAGAAAAAGATTAAAGTGAAAAAGTATTGGGATGTTCCTCCTTCTGGTTTTGAACACATCACACCCATGCAGTACAAAGCAATGCAAG CTGCTGGTCAGATCCCGGCAACTGCTCTGCTGCCCACAATGACCCCTGAGGGTCTGGCCGTGACCCCAACACCTGTTCCCGTTGTGGGCAGCCAAATGACCCGACAGGCCCGACGGCTGTATGTAGGCAACATCCCATTTGGCATCACAGAG GAGTCTATGATGGACTTCTTCAATGCTCAGATGCGTTTGGGTGGCCTGACTCAGGCCCCAGGGAACCCTGTCCTTGCTGTGCAGATCAACCAGGACAAGAACTTTGCCTTTCTGGAA TTCCGCTCGGTGGATGAGACAACACAGGCCATGGCCTTTGATGGCATAATTTTTCAGGGCCAGAGTCTGAAGATTCGCAGACCACATGACTACCAACCTCTACCAGGAATGAGTGAAAATCCCAGTGTCTATGTCCCAG GTGTTGTCTCCACAGTGGTGCCAGATTCTGCCCATAAGCTCTTCATTGGCGGTCTGCCAAATTACCTCAACGATGACCAG GTGAAGGAATTGCTGACATCGTTTGGTCCCCTGAAGGCCTTTAACCTTGTGAAAGACAGCGCTACAGGTCTCTCTAAGGGCTATGCCTTCTGTGAATATGTTGACGTCAATATCAGTGACCAG GCACACTGTTCACTATCACAGGCCATCGCAGGGCTAAACGGCATGCAGCTTGGTGACAAGAAACTCCTGGTCCAGAGAGCCAGCGTCGGCTCAAAAAACACCACACTG ACGGGCATAAACCAGACTCCAGTCACCTTACAAGTACCAGGTCTTATGAACACCTCAGTGACTCAGATGGGAGGCATTCCTACAGAGGTATTGTGTCTGATGAACATGGTGGCACCAGAGGAGCTGCTGGATGATGAAGAGTATGAGGAAATCGTTGAAGACGTCAGAGACGAGTGCTCCAAATACGGCCAGGTCAAGAGCATCGAGATCCCACGGCCTGTTGACGGTTTAGAAGTTCCTGGCACTGGAAAG ATCTTTGTGGAGTTTATGTCAGTGTTTGACTCCCAGAAGGCCATGCAAGGATTAACAGGAAGGAAATTCGCCAACAGAGTGGTGGTGACTAAATACTGCGACCCTGATGCCTACCACCGCCGTGACTTCTGGTAG
- the LOC127453760 gene encoding isochorismatase domain-containing protein 2-like, with amino-acid sequence MLKTSFAPVARIGRLSTKGSVLLLCDMQEKFRPSIFQITNIVSNAARLLQACRILGIHQIWTEQYPKGLGADGLKPHAKTSFSMLSGSVNSSLKCLGDPHAQPMISWSGAWRDIL; translated from the exons ATGCTCAAAACCTCATTTGCACCAG TGGCAAGAATTGGCAGACTATCCACCAAAGGCTCAGTGCTGTTATTGTGTGACATGCAGGAGAAGTTCAGACCCAGTATTTTCCAGATCACAAACATTGTGAGCAATGCTGCAAGATTGCTACAG GCATGTCGAATCTTGGGCATCCACCAGATTTGGACAGAACAGTACCCTAAAGGTCTGGGGGCTGATGGGTTGAAGCCTCATGCAAAGACCAGTTTTTCCATGCTGTCTGGGAGTGTGAACAGCTCACTCAAGTGTTTGGGAGATCCTCA TGCACAACCTATGATCTCCTGGAGCGGGGCATGGAGGGACATATTGTAG